One window of Acropora palmata chromosome 1, jaAcrPala1.3, whole genome shotgun sequence genomic DNA carries:
- the LOC141893905 gene encoding putative G-protein coupled receptor 19: MEISVLSNCSDDNIVSIPGCSNSGVVVAEMFSLSAIFLGSVLGNGLILLVIHRSRRSEWTTNYFVLSLGLTNLTIPFMSVLWTMIWILRGSWLFHSATCKLSLFFNFLNSGVSAGLIACLSLDRFYIIVHPLKFKMSRSQTKQLIIFVWIFMVCSAAPVLYFFESKEPITTSSNDVNFCIVDFETVAWKVYIILFFLIAFFAPLLFTFVMYSRIIYAVITRNQRAKNFPNSFRRQTFRVPHSKIKVLRMLFLQWLVFVCCCFPYFFILVLLTSTMIKVSLNFYVSLLLLCFSNSALNVAIYALFSADFRLGCKRVFCKPDSSQAYRLTSLGRKHRVAPFEFSSDHENGLDELRLPEHKPVEKPVNPRHCLRAENSNVHLTTREKQAWSMVRSNSERQSSL, translated from the coding sequence ATGGAGATCTCCGTTCTTTCAAACTGTTCTGACGATAATATTGTTTCAATTCCGGGCTGTTCGAATTCTGGGGTTGTCGTAGCAGAAATGTTCTCGTTGTCTGCAATATTCCTCGGTTCTGTACTCGGCAATGGCTTGATATTGTTGGTTATTCACAGGAGTCGCCGGAGCGAATGGACcacaaattattttgttttgagtcTTGGTTTAACAAACTTGACGATTCCATTTATGTCAGTTCTGTGGACAATGATATGGATTCTTCGAGGTTCATGGTTATTTCACAGTGCCACTTGCAAGTTGTcgttatttttcaattttcttaaCTCGGGAGTTTCAGCTGGGTTAATCGCTTGTCTATCGCTTGATCGCTTTTACATTATAGTGCATCCTTTGAAGTTCAAAATGAGCCGATCTCAAACCAAACAACTCATCATTTTTGTATGGATCTTTATGGTTTGTTCGGCAGCACCAGTATTGTACTTTTTCGAATCAAAAGAACCCATTACGACTTCCTCGAATGATGTAAATTTTTGTATCGTTGACTTCGAGACAGTGGCTTGGAAGGTCTACATCATATTGTTCTTCCTGATTGCATTTTTTGCTCCTCTTCTCTTCACTTTTGTTATGTATTCACGGATTATATACGCTGTCATAACTAGAAATCAACGTGCCAAGAATTTTCCCAACAGCTTTAGGAGGCAAACATTTCGTGTGCCCCATTCGAAAATCAAAGTTCTTCGAATGCTGTTTCTTCAGTGGCttgtctttgtttgttgttgttttccttattttttcatcCTCGTTCTTTTGACCTCGACAATGATCAAAGTTTCTTTGAACTTTTACGTGAGCTTGTTGTTACTTTGTTTCTCCAATTCTGCCTTAAATGTAGCAATTTATGCGCTGTTCAGCGCGGATTTTCGACTAGGATGTAAACGAGTGTTTTGCAAGCCGGACTCTTCGCAAGCTTACAGACTGACTTCTCTTGGACGCAAACACCGGGTGGCCCCGTTTGAGTTTAGCTCTGATCATGAAAACGGTTTAGACGAATTACGGCTGCCTGAACACAAACCTGTTGAGAAACCAGTTAATCCCAGGCACTGCCTAAGAGCAGAAAACTCTAACGTCCATCTTACTACTCGAGAAAAACAAGCCTGGTCCATGGTTAGAAGTAACAGTGAAAGACAATCCAGTCTGTAG